The following coding sequences lie in one Moritella viscosa genomic window:
- a CDS encoding pyridoxamine 5'-phosphate oxidase, with translation MGKQFSALTEQHIEFIGKQRLYFVGTAADTGNVNLSPKGGDSLRVIDTNTIAWLNLTGSGNESASHVLINPRMTVMFCAFEGAPLILRAYGNAKVIHQKDPEWDKYSALFPHSVAARQIFILDIEMVQSSCGKSVPYFNYNEDRDDLANWSTRQGKEGIEKYWVKKNQQSIDGFETEIVERTGIDINANA, from the coding sequence ATGGGGAAACAATTTTCGGCATTAACAGAACAACATATTGAGTTTATTGGCAAGCAGCGCCTTTATTTTGTCGGCACTGCAGCTGATACTGGCAATGTAAACCTTTCACCTAAAGGTGGAGATTCCCTTCGTGTAATCGATACAAACACCATTGCTTGGCTTAACCTGACGGGCAGCGGTAATGAGTCAGCTTCTCACGTGCTCATTAACCCACGAATGACAGTCATGTTTTGTGCTTTTGAAGGGGCACCTTTGATCCTTCGTGCTTATGGTAATGCAAAAGTAATCCATCAAAAAGATCCTGAATGGGATAAATACAGCGCACTATTTCCACACAGTGTTGCGGCCCGACAAATATTTATTTTAGATATCGAAATGGTTCAATCATCTTGTGGCAAGTCTGTACCTTACTTCAATTATAATGAAGATCGCGATGACTTAGCTAACTGGTCTACTCGTCAAGGTAAAGAGGGTATTGAAAAATACTGGGTGAAGAAAAATCAGCAAAGTATTGATGGTTTTGAAACTGAAATCGTTGAACGAACAGGGATTGATATAAACGCGAACGCTTAA
- a CDS encoding putative uncharacterized protein (No significant database matches), producing the protein MTSNNFGNIKQYRCFPPAINAVPEGDYPAWFIPWSTQFEMEKCILDDAQKNALSRLVPLLLCGEQSAQFVFGEEIVRIEQDDFKLCSADLITIQKDENAHEEALQMLVSFLPTPKDALKIKRKAQLFYTKIGLAASVVEHFATIRSLDGYVALIMTAMSRSNLGASHIISQLFSFIKHDESRHVSLARKHIILLGGDPSINKDNINVLRKNLVNLLKTEQASFEVLGVDSRKLFSQIDPQNT; encoded by the coding sequence ATGACAAGTAATAATTTTGGGAATATAAAGCAATATCGCTGTTTTCCACCTGCTATTAATGCTGTACCTGAGGGTGATTACCCTGCTTGGTTTATACCTTGGTCAACTCAATTTGAAATGGAAAAATGCATTCTAGATGATGCGCAAAAAAATGCTTTGTCACGATTAGTACCGTTATTATTATGCGGGGAACAATCTGCACAATTTGTTTTTGGGGAAGAAATTGTTCGGATTGAGCAAGATGACTTTAAGCTTTGTAGTGCAGATTTAATTACAATACAAAAAGATGAGAATGCACATGAAGAAGCATTACAAATGTTAGTGTCGTTTTTACCTACACCAAAAGATGCATTAAAAATAAAGCGAAAAGCGCAATTATTTTATACCAAGATAGGGCTGGCGGCGTCTGTAGTGGAGCACTTTGCCACTATCCGCAGCCTCGATGGTTATGTTGCATTGATCATGACCGCGATGTCTCGTTCCAACCTAGGTGCATCACATATTATAAGTCAGCTTTTTTCTTTCATAAAACACGATGAATCTCGTCACGTTAGTTTAGCGCGAAAACATATTATTTTATTGGGCGGTGACCCAAGCATTAATAAAGATAATATAAATGTTTTAAGGAAAAACCTAGTTAATTTATTAAAAACAGAGCAAGCATCATTTGAAGTGTTAGGAGTTGATAGCCGTAAATTATTTTCACAAATAGATCCTCAAAATACTTGA
- the fabH gene encoding 3-oxoacyl-[acyl-carrier-protein] synthase III translates to MTVFFNEHRVKLLGSGSTLPGPAIDNQALDVLLKNTMGERTARKAQKISQYFGITSRHWARGSQHATVNNSNIGLEIGIESINKALLSANRSHKNNEIETLDYLIGHTTSPHTLLPPNIAWIADALGHEGPYMEFRQACCGFANALQTAAALLSSQTELNSVGILGSEVGSLYVDFTQSFLDQEQLINCMQMGDGAGSVILGKDDSSHSQIISDIYLGHIGNGKQPGFGISGGGASHIRCENDFPHFFHHAKDVKAQGAELFKNGLTAMLDRGYKITDFDFILPHQVNGHLAKMFADELGFDPNKIIVDADKLGNLGSAAIWVSLDKLRRSNILKPGHKVLVLGAEATKYIYGGFVYHH, encoded by the coding sequence ATGACGGTTTTTTTTAATGAGCATCGAGTGAAACTATTAGGCTCTGGGTCTACTTTACCCGGACCTGCAATTGATAATCAGGCTTTGGATGTATTATTAAAAAATACAATGGGTGAACGTACTGCGAGAAAAGCACAAAAAATAAGTCAGTATTTTGGTATTACAAGTCGCCATTGGGCGCGTGGATCGCAACATGCAACAGTTAACAACTCTAATATAGGGTTAGAAATAGGCATTGAAAGCATCAACAAAGCCTTACTATCTGCAAATCGGTCACACAAAAATAATGAAATCGAAACCCTCGATTATCTTATCGGTCATACTACGAGCCCGCATACATTATTACCGCCTAACATTGCTTGGATAGCTGATGCATTAGGGCATGAAGGTCCTTATATGGAATTTCGTCAAGCATGCTGTGGATTTGCAAATGCGTTGCAGACCGCAGCAGCTTTGCTATCGAGTCAAACTGAACTTAACTCCGTTGGCATTCTTGGCAGTGAAGTCGGTTCCTTGTATGTTGATTTTACTCAATCATTTTTAGATCAAGAACAATTAATTAATTGTATGCAAATGGGGGATGGCGCGGGTTCTGTCATATTAGGAAAAGATGATAGCAGTCATAGCCAGATTATCAGCGATATATACTTAGGACATATTGGAAATGGCAAGCAGCCCGGCTTTGGTATTAGTGGTGGTGGCGCGAGTCATATTCGCTGTGAAAATGATTTTCCTCATTTCTTTCATCATGCTAAAGATGTGAAAGCACAAGGTGCTGAATTATTTAAAAATGGCTTAACAGCAATGTTAGACCGAGGTTATAAAATTACTGACTTTGATTTTATTTTACCACATCAAGTTAATGGTCATTTAGCTAAAATGTTTGCTGATGAGCTCGGTTTCGATCCAAATAAAATTATTGTAGACGCAGATAAATTAGGTAATTTAGGCTCCGCTGCTATTTGGGTAAGTTTAGATAAATTAAGACGTTCTAATATTTTAAAGCCGGGTCATAAAGTGTTAGTGCTCGGTGCTGAAGCCACCAAATATATTTATGGTGGCTTTGTCTATCATCACTAA
- a CDS encoding putative exported phospholipase, whose amino-acid sequence MKFKFACLSVFVTSFIATPSLSSVLQGEMDGGYDLPYLWDSYAGYSNTDWMAAIGNEKRLSEISMPGTHNSLSLYGGDVPATQTLSIAEQLDMGIRYIDARFKYRDSDLIAYHGIISQYQTFDDFISIVSQFLNANPTETIIIRVQNEGGAKEYQHDFYQKFKEILAKYKHNNAIPYSNNPTLGDIRGKFVFIRDFNIFGGRIGIERASLHIQDNYKLVTNWDLYSKWERVKSHFYSINSKQVSLNYLSGSVGSFPYFVASGKSSPSSHAPQLWTGVSTVDANQYRDFPRTACIEQLCSVNFAGINQLTEKWIKENKFLSNLGIVAMDFPGGGIVDTIIQYNSSNKHSLVVYEDVNQNGDSLVINSDIPFLGNMNDQMSSWVIPYNWEVRFYEHENYQGRYYTRKTGKGNTDEFNDIISSIKILKK is encoded by the coding sequence ATGAAATTTAAGTTTGCGTGTTTATCTGTTTTTGTTACAAGTTTTATTGCAACACCTTCACTTTCTTCTGTTTTACAAGGAGAGATGGATGGTGGTTATGATCTCCCTTATTTATGGGATAGCTATGCAGGATATAGTAATACGGATTGGATGGCTGCAATTGGAAATGAAAAAAGATTGAGTGAAATCTCTATGCCGGGCACACATAATTCATTGTCGTTATATGGTGGAGATGTTCCTGCAACACAAACATTGAGTATTGCTGAGCAACTTGATATGGGGATCCGATATATAGATGCGAGATTCAAATATCGAGACAGTGATCTGATTGCTTATCATGGAATAATATCTCAATATCAAACGTTTGATGACTTTATTTCAATAGTATCTCAATTTTTAAATGCTAACCCAACAGAAACAATAATTATTAGAGTTCAGAACGAAGGTGGAGCTAAAGAATATCAACATGATTTTTATCAAAAGTTTAAAGAAATCTTGGCTAAATATAAACACAATAATGCAATACCATACTCAAACAATCCTACTTTAGGAGATATAAGGGGGAAGTTTGTATTTATTCGTGACTTTAATATTTTTGGTGGCCGAATTGGTATCGAACGTGCTTCTTTGCATATACAAGATAACTATAAATTAGTAACAAATTGGGACTTATATTCGAAATGGGAAAGAGTTAAATCACATTTTTACTCAATAAACAGTAAGCAAGTATCATTAAACTATTTGTCAGGTTCTGTAGGTTCTTTTCCCTATTTTGTTGCAAGCGGAAAGTCAAGTCCTAGCTCACATGCACCTCAGTTGTGGACTGGAGTATCGACAGTCGATGCAAATCAATATCGAGATTTCCCTCGCACTGCATGTATTGAGCAGCTATGTAGTGTTAATTTTGCAGGGATAAATCAATTAACAGAAAAATGGATTAAAGAGAATAAATTTTTAAGTAATCTAGGAATCGTCGCTATGGATTTCCCTGGAGGGGGAATAGTAGATACTATTATACAATATAATTCTTCAAATAAACATTCTCTTGTTGTTTATGAAGATGTTAATCAAAATGGGGATAGTCTTGTTATTAATTCTGATATTCCATTTTTAGGTAATATGAACGATCAAATGTCTTCATGGGTTATTCCATACAATTGGGAAGTTCGATTTTATGAACATGAAAACTACCAAGGTCGTTATTACACAAGAAAAACGGGTAAAGGAAATACAGATGAATTTAATGATATAATTAGTTCGATAAAGATTTTAAAAAAATAA